In the Lepus europaeus isolate LE1 chromosome 10, mLepTim1.pri, whole genome shotgun sequence genome, TTGTGACGGCATGGATGAAGCTGGTGGGTGTGAGATCCAGTGAAAAGGGCCAGTccgcaggcgccgcggctcaataggctaatcctccgccttgtggtgccgacacaccgggttctagtcccggtcggggcacaggattctgtcccggttgcccctcttccaggccagttctctgctgtggcccgggagcgcagtggaggatggcccaagtgcttgggccctgcacccgcatgggagaccaggataagcacctggctcctgccttcagatcagcgtggtgcgccagccgcagcgcgctggctgcggcggccattggagggtgaaccaacggcaaaaaggaagacctttctctctgtctctctctctcactgtccactctgtctgtcaaaaaaaaaaaaaaaaaaaaaaaaaaaaaaaaaaaaaaaaagaaagaaagaaaagggccaGTCACAGCACATCTGCTTCCAGAGGGTGTTTTCAGCAGTCAAATGCATCGATATACATAATACAATCTTGGTTACCAGGGGAAATGGGTGTGAAATTTCAGTTACACCAGATGAGTAAGTTTTTGTGACCTGCTCTACAGAGTGGCCTGTAGTTAATAATATGCTATCATGTAATTCAAAATTTGTTAAGAGGGTAGATCTCATGTTAAcactaaaaacaaacaaccccccagaaacagaaaacaaaagcaagtgAACTTTTGGGAGGTGATGACTCCATTAACTGGATTGTGGTGATGGTCTTAGTGCAGCTCTTTGTCTATcaataaattatacctcaataacaTTATGCAAAAACCTGGCATGCCATTGTATTTTAAGCTACAAAGGAAGAATGATCTGAGATTGATGAATTCTGGGATAAAATATGATGTTTATGTCTCCATTTTATGAATGAGTAAATTGGATAAATGGCTCATTCAAAGCCACACAGTTGAAATGGACAGAATCAGGATACTATTTCCGGAAACCAGACCTGAATTTCTGTACTCTTAAATTCTATGCCACACCTTTCAGCAGGAAGGCTGTCTTCTCTGGATTAGTATAAACCCTTCTGCCCGACAGGTCTACACCTACGGTGTCTCCAAAACTCACTTGCCCTGGGCTGTCCAGTATCACACGACATCCTCAAGCCATATGTGCGTGCTGAGCCTGTGAACTGTGGCCAGTAGGAACTGAAATGCTCTGGAAGTACAATGCACACATGACATTTAAAAGCTTTATCCTAAAGGTAAACTATCTCATCAATAATTTTGGCATTGGTTACATGCTGATGGGATAATGGTTTGTGTATGTTGCATTGCATAAAatatgttattaaaattattttcagctgTTTCTGGTTTCGCCACGTTCTATTTTTCATAAAGGTCTTTCTCCCATAGACTACAAGAAAGGAAGACCCATCTCCTGATGCTTTCCTGCTTGCTGCCTCGGGCAAGGGATGCCCGGTGAGCACCACAGATGCTCACACACAGGCCAAACTCAACGTCGCCGTCACCATTGCTGGTGCTTGCCCTCCGCTGAGCCCCCTAACTGGGAAATTCTGGCCCTCCCTAGCGCTCTCTCTCCTCCGTGAGGCTCTCGTGAGAATAACATTGCATAAACTGTAGGTGCTTAAGCAGTATTTATTGAATCGCTGACGACAGAAGAAGCGTGTCTCATTTTACAGACAGTGAAAATAGAGGAGAACTCGGCGTTGTGAGGGAGGGACCCGTGTCTGTGCTCGTCTGCttcctccagctccagctgtgtcgGGGGTGGCGTCGGCCGTGTTCACGGTGGTggcggtgctgggggtggggaggcagtggcAGATGCCACGCTGCCTTTGGTGTCACTCTTGCTAGAAACAGCAGTAGATGTGACAGGTTCTGGATTCACGGGGGTGGCCTTTGGGGTGATGACAGATTTGGTACTGGCAGAAGGGAGGCTGCTATTTCTCGTGGGAAGAGGAAAAACGTATCGTGTTTGTATCTTGGCAAAATCTCTGTCAATTTTCAGCATTTCTGGGACGTCGTCGCCAAGTACGTGGGGTATTTGATTTTTCAGGTAGCTTTTTATAAACTGGACCACTTTGGGGTCAAGACAACATtttttcttcttgcatttctGTACCTCTTTTTCATCTGCAGCGCACTGGTTTCTGCATCTCCCAAAGcccattgaacattttttcaagacaAGAAACTCtgcacaaagaaaagagaaaaccatTGCACCACAGATAACCGGGTGTGACAGTGGAACCGCTGGAGGGAGACGGATACCAGAAGCGAGAAACTACTGAACTCTCACCTGTCGGGTGCAGGGTCTGGGGACGTTGGTAACCGCACCCGGGCAGCCCAGGAGCGTCCTTGCACACCTCTTCGATCCCAGACAAACCCCTGCCTTCGTCTGGCTTCCTCAATTAACTTCAAAAATCTGAGGACACGTGGGTGAGGACACAGCGACGcctgctgtgtcagc is a window encoding:
- the DEFB129 gene encoding beta-defensin 129, coding for MKLILPVFASLMLQYQVNTEFLVLKKCSMGFGRCRNQCAADEKEVQKCKKKKCCLDPKVVQFIKSYLKNQIPHVLGDDVPEMLKIDRDFAKIQTRYVFPLPTRNSSLPSASTKSVITPKATPVNPEPVTSTAVSSKSDTKGSVASATASPPPAPPPP